From Actinosynnema mirum DSM 43827, a single genomic window includes:
- a CDS encoding TetR/AcrR family transcriptional regulator encodes MSEATRRERLRAETERDILTQARALLTEKGRDSVTLRAIARELGITAPALYRYYDSREALLARLCEVVCEDLENTLGALLAEVPDTAPVDQQVYLVCRGFRRWALDHPQEFSLVFASTDGDYVAGREVAAPEEHVRDRFGRVFLEIAARLVASHPFPDEVPAGVSDLLHEDLAVYQQVLINQIEARGVRVDERTLDQAAIFHILQAWVRIYGHVALEVFGRFPFAVTNPEEMYDQMLAQLLGELGLRG; translated from the coding sequence ATGAGCGAAGCCACTCGCCGAGAACGGCTACGCGCGGAGACCGAACGCGACATCCTCACCCAGGCTCGCGCGCTTCTGACCGAGAAGGGCCGCGATTCGGTAACTCTCCGTGCCATCGCACGTGAACTGGGGATCACCGCGCCCGCGCTGTACCGCTACTACGACTCGCGCGAGGCGCTGCTCGCCCGGCTGTGCGAGGTCGTCTGCGAGGACCTGGAGAACACGCTCGGCGCCCTGCTCGCGGAGGTGCCGGACACCGCGCCGGTCGACCAGCAGGTGTACCTGGTGTGCCGGGGCTTCCGCAGGTGGGCGCTCGACCACCCGCAGGAGTTCTCGCTGGTGTTCGCCTCGACGGACGGCGACTACGTGGCGGGCCGGGAGGTCGCGGCCCCCGAGGAGCACGTGCGGGACCGATTCGGCCGGGTGTTCCTGGAGATCGCGGCCAGGCTGGTGGCCAGCCACCCGTTCCCCGACGAGGTGCCCGCGGGCGTGTCCGACCTGCTGCACGAGGACCTCGCGGTGTACCAGCAGGTGCTGATCAACCAGATCGAGGCGCGCGGCGTGCGCGTGGACGAGCGGACCCTCGACCAGGCGGCGATCTTCCACATCCTCCAGGCGTGGGTGCGGATCTACGGGCACGTGGCGCTGGAGGTGTTCGGCCGGTTCCCGTTCGCGGTGACCAACCCGGAGGAGATGTACGACCAGATGCTCGCCCAGCTCCTCGGCGAGCTGGGGCTCCGGGGCTGA
- a CDS encoding MMPL family transporter, translated as MLFAKWGSLAYRRRWVVLIAVVLLAVAGGVWGLGVFDKLSQGGYEAPGSESDRAVTVTEDTFGRQDGDVLVIYETGDPAKLQEITTRLEGLPDDAVKQVTPLIPAPEGDKVLAVITLQAADSNGQMKQLEQIEPQLHQDGVTSHVGGLIPTQREINEVTSSDLITAEAVSIPIVLVLLVVIFGGLVAASLPVLVGGLSILGSLGVLHAASLGLEINSFAVNVASLLGLGMAIDYGLFMVGRFREEMAAGRGTEDAVKRTVGSAGRTVAFSATLLIIALAGLLIFPHGFLKSLSYGGMAAVAIAAITSLTLLPAMLGLLGKNIDKLALPWAKRGEPKESGWRKLAATVMKRPVLFALPIVVLLLGLGSPFLNVKFGEVTEKVLPEGNEVRVAAETVKEDFGALAAGGFKIVLTGDPAPREAQAFMQRVSEVPGVADAQPGAEPKDGVWLINAGLDGDPLSDESKQALKDVRALDHPGDELLVGGSTAVVSDSLKAIQDGLPIMIGVLVVATFVLMFLAFGSVLLPIKAVIMSALSLAATFGVLVLVFQEGHGAELLGVTPAPLESGIVVLMAAVVFGLSTDYEVFLLSRMVEARGRGASTEEAVTTGLAKTGRVITAAALLLIVVTGAFAFSQITVMRFVGVGMILALVLDATVVRMLLVPAVLRMLGDASWWAPGPLKRIQERMAIHEGDPVEDGSVGGGPLEDGKEPARV; from the coding sequence GTGTTGTTCGCGAAGTGGGGATCGCTCGCCTACCGCCGCCGATGGGTGGTGTTGATCGCGGTAGTGCTGCTGGCGGTGGCAGGGGGCGTGTGGGGGCTCGGCGTCTTCGACAAGCTCAGCCAGGGCGGTTACGAGGCTCCCGGCAGCGAGTCGGACCGCGCGGTCACGGTCACGGAGGACACCTTCGGCCGCCAGGACGGCGACGTCCTGGTGATCTACGAAACCGGTGACCCCGCCAAGCTCCAGGAGATCACCACCCGGCTGGAGGGGCTGCCGGACGACGCGGTCAAGCAGGTCACGCCGCTGATCCCGGCTCCCGAGGGCGACAAGGTCCTGGCGGTCATCACGCTCCAGGCCGCCGACTCCAACGGGCAGATGAAGCAGCTGGAGCAGATCGAGCCGCAGCTGCACCAGGACGGCGTCACCAGCCACGTCGGCGGGCTCATCCCGACCCAGCGGGAGATCAACGAGGTCACCTCGTCCGACCTGATCACCGCAGAGGCGGTGTCGATCCCGATCGTGCTGGTCCTGCTCGTGGTGATCTTCGGCGGGCTCGTCGCGGCGTCCCTGCCGGTGCTCGTCGGCGGCCTGTCGATCCTGGGCTCGCTGGGCGTGCTGCACGCGGCCTCGCTCGGCCTGGAGATCAACTCGTTCGCCGTCAACGTCGCCAGCCTGCTCGGGCTCGGCATGGCGATCGACTACGGCCTGTTCATGGTCGGCCGCTTCCGCGAGGAGATGGCCGCCGGGCGCGGCACCGAGGACGCGGTGAAGCGGACCGTCGGCTCCGCCGGTCGCACCGTGGCGTTCTCGGCGACGCTGCTGATCATCGCCCTCGCGGGCCTGCTGATCTTCCCGCACGGCTTCCTCAAGTCCCTCAGCTACGGCGGCATGGCGGCGGTGGCCATCGCCGCCATCACCTCGCTGACCCTGCTGCCCGCGATGCTCGGCCTGCTCGGCAAGAACATCGACAAGCTCGCGCTGCCGTGGGCCAAGCGCGGTGAGCCGAAGGAGAGCGGCTGGCGCAAGCTCGCCGCCACCGTGATGAAGCGGCCGGTGCTGTTCGCGCTGCCCATCGTGGTGCTGCTGCTCGGCCTCGGCTCGCCGTTCCTGAACGTCAAGTTCGGCGAGGTCACCGAGAAGGTCCTGCCCGAGGGCAACGAGGTCCGGGTGGCCGCCGAGACGGTCAAGGAGGACTTCGGGGCGCTCGCCGCGGGCGGGTTCAAGATCGTCCTCACCGGCGACCCCGCGCCCCGGGAGGCGCAGGCGTTCATGCAGCGCGTCAGCGAGGTCCCCGGCGTCGCGGACGCGCAGCCCGGCGCCGAGCCCAAGGACGGCGTGTGGCTGATCAACGCGGGTCTGGACGGCGATCCGCTCAGCGACGAGTCCAAGCAGGCGCTCAAGGACGTGCGCGCGCTGGACCACCCCGGTGACGAGCTGCTCGTCGGCGGCAGCACCGCCGTGGTCTCGGACAGCCTCAAGGCCATCCAGGACGGCCTGCCGATCATGATCGGCGTGCTGGTGGTCGCCACGTTCGTGCTGATGTTCCTGGCGTTCGGGTCGGTGCTGCTGCCGATCAAGGCCGTGATCATGAGCGCGCTGAGCCTCGCGGCGACCTTCGGCGTGCTGGTCCTGGTGTTCCAGGAGGGCCACGGCGCCGAGCTGCTCGGCGTCACGCCCGCGCCGCTGGAGTCCGGCATCGTCGTGCTGATGGCGGCCGTGGTGTTCGGCCTGTCCACCGACTACGAGGTGTTCCTGCTCTCGCGCATGGTCGAGGCGCGCGGGCGCGGGGCGAGCACCGAGGAGGCGGTGACCACCGGGCTGGCCAAGACCGGCCGGGTGATCACGGCGGCGGCCCTGCTGCTGATCGTGGTGACCGGCGCGTTCGCGTTCTCCCAGATCACCGTGATGCGGTTCGTCGGCGTCGGCATGATCCTCGCGCTGGTGCTGGACGCCACCGTGGTCCGGATGCTGCTGGTGCCCGCCGTGCTGCGGATGCTCGGCGACGCGTCCTGGTGGGCGCCCGGTCCGCTCAAGCGCATCCAGGAGCGGATGGCGATCCACGAGGGCGACCCGGTCGAGGACGGCTCGGTCGGGGGCGGCCCGCTCGAGGACGGCAAGGAGCCCGCGCGGGTCTGA
- a CDS encoding DUF4303 domain-containing protein has product MDAVRSAWTDLRRAHREDWYYVTLTTSGEGERLALTAWSEQALARVGDEGVRWSYADSPYCAWGEEWLAGVRFPRGDPDATLEAAVEALAVLDAEGAFGAGARRASLLLAAEVMPPDHTNTARVLRLNRSSVVLERWLAEAAE; this is encoded by the coding sequence GTGGACGCGGTGCGGTCGGCCTGGACCGACCTGCGCCGCGCCCACCGGGAGGACTGGTACTACGTCACGCTGACGACGTCGGGCGAGGGCGAGCGGCTGGCGCTGACGGCGTGGTCGGAGCAGGCGCTGGCGCGGGTGGGTGACGAGGGGGTGCGGTGGTCGTACGCGGACTCGCCGTACTGCGCTTGGGGTGAGGAGTGGCTGGCGGGGGTGCGGTTCCCGAGGGGGGATCCGGACGCGACGCTGGAGGCCGCGGTGGAGGCGCTGGCGGTCTTGGACGCGGAAGGCGCGTTCGGCGCGGGGGCGCGGCGGGCGTCCCTGCTCCTGGCCGCCGAGGTCATGCCCCCGGACCACACGAACACCGCTCGGGTGCTGCGGCTGAACCGGTCTTCGGTGGTGCTGGAGCGGTGGTTGGCGGAGGCGGCGGAGTGA
- a CDS encoding ribokinase translates to MAQVLVLGSANADLVVSVPRRPAGGETVLGSDTVVLPGGKGANTAVAAARAGGRVALLGAVGDDGNGALLRRSLEGAGVDAALVAVSRRPTGAAYIAVTPDGENSIVVAPGANADVVAEAPWGRFAVLVCSLEVPVPVVEEAVRAASAAGVRVVLNLSPVVGVAPDVLAALDPLVVNEHEAAELAPSFEGLLELGPRAVVVTLGARGAAVVTRSGVLEAPAPEVDVVDTTGAGDAFAGALAVRLAEGRELVDAVRFAVRVAAFSVTRAGAQPSYPTLAELGGP, encoded by the coding sequence ATGGCTCAGGTCCTCGTGCTCGGGTCGGCCAACGCCGACCTCGTGGTGTCCGTGCCCCGGCGACCGGCGGGCGGGGAGACCGTGCTCGGTTCCGACACGGTCGTGCTGCCCGGTGGGAAGGGCGCGAACACGGCCGTGGCCGCCGCCCGCGCCGGTGGCCGGGTGGCGCTGCTCGGCGCGGTCGGCGACGACGGGAACGGCGCGCTGCTGCGGCGGTCGCTGGAGGGCGCCGGGGTGGACGCGGCGCTGGTCGCGGTGTCCCGGCGGCCGACCGGGGCCGCCTACATCGCGGTCACGCCGGACGGCGAGAACTCGATCGTGGTCGCGCCGGGTGCCAACGCGGACGTGGTCGCCGAGGCCCCGTGGGGGCGGTTCGCGGTGCTGGTGTGCTCGCTGGAGGTGCCCGTCCCGGTCGTGGAGGAGGCGGTGCGGGCGGCGTCGGCGGCCGGGGTCCGGGTGGTGCTGAACCTGTCGCCGGTGGTCGGCGTCGCCCCGGACGTGCTGGCCGCGCTGGACCCGCTGGTGGTCAACGAGCACGAGGCGGCCGAGCTGGCGCCGTCGTTCGAGGGGCTGCTGGAGCTGGGGCCGCGCGCGGTGGTGGTGACCCTCGGCGCGCGCGGCGCGGCCGTGGTGACCAGGTCGGGGGTGCTGGAGGCGCCCGCGCCGGAGGTGGACGTCGTGGACACCACGGGGGCCGGGGACGCCTTCGCCGGGGCGCTCGCGGTGCGGCTGGCCGAGGGGCGGGAGCTGGTGGACGCGGTGCGGTTCGCGGTGCGCGTGGCGGCGTTCTCGGTGACCAGGGCGGGGGCGCAGCCGTCCTACCCGACGCTGGCCGAACTGGGCGGCCCGTGA
- the ptsP gene encoding phosphoenolpyruvate--protein phosphotransferase: MANARLSGVGVSAGRAAGPVVRVAEALGEPPASPAPADPAAEAARIAPAAEAVAARLTAKAATLEGDARAVLETTAAMAADPALLGQAEELVTAESLPAARAVHQAAAGFISALEAAGGYMAERARDVRDVRDRLVAELLGVPAPGVPDLDAPSVLVARDLAPADTAGLDPAKVLALVTEEGGPTSHTAILARSLGIPAVVACRGVLSLSADALSVDGETGAVVESDGVVRAAHLGPRVEWNGVGTLRDGYRVKVVGNVGAEADAVAAVAAGAEGVGLFRTEFCFLSASEEPTVDQQRKAYAAVLAPFAGKPVVVRTLDAGADKPLPFLDPEVEPNPALGVRGLRVAFDRPDVLERQLKAIALAAQDSGAEVSVMAPMVATAAEAAWFAERARKAGIARVGVMIEIPAAALAAKEVLAEVDFASIGTNDLAQYVFAADRQVGAVAALNDPWQPALLRLIALVGEAGTALGKPVGVCGEAAADPLLACVLVGLGVSSLSMNHTALATVGARLATTSYDLCQLAARGALGAADPASAKLAARAPH, encoded by the coding sequence ATGGCTAACGCGCGGCTGAGCGGTGTCGGGGTCAGTGCAGGGAGGGCCGCCGGGCCCGTCGTCCGGGTGGCGGAGGCCCTCGGGGAGCCGCCAGCGTCCCCGGCCCCGGCCGATCCGGCCGCCGAGGCCGCGCGGATCGCGCCTGCGGCGGAGGCCGTGGCCGCGCGGTTGACGGCGAAGGCCGCGACGCTGGAGGGCGACGCGAGGGCCGTGCTGGAGACCACCGCCGCGATGGCGGCGGACCCGGCGCTGCTCGGCCAGGCCGAGGAGCTGGTCACCGCCGAGTCGCTGCCCGCCGCGCGCGCCGTCCACCAGGCCGCCGCCGGGTTCATCTCCGCGCTGGAGGCGGCGGGCGGGTACATGGCCGAGCGGGCGCGCGACGTGCGCGACGTGCGGGACCGGCTGGTCGCCGAGCTGTTGGGCGTGCCCGCGCCGGGCGTGCCGGACCTGGACGCGCCCAGCGTGCTGGTGGCCCGCGACCTGGCGCCCGCCGACACGGCCGGGCTGGACCCGGCGAAGGTGCTGGCGCTGGTGACGGAGGAGGGCGGCCCGACCTCGCACACCGCGATCCTGGCCCGCTCGCTCGGCATCCCGGCGGTCGTGGCGTGCCGGGGCGTGCTGTCGCTGAGCGCGGACGCGCTGTCGGTGGACGGCGAGACGGGCGCGGTCGTGGAGTCGGACGGCGTGGTCCGCGCGGCCCACCTCGGTCCGCGCGTGGAGTGGAACGGCGTCGGGACGCTGCGCGACGGGTACCGGGTGAAGGTCGTCGGCAACGTGGGCGCCGAGGCGGACGCGGTCGCCGCCGTCGCCGCGGGGGCGGAGGGCGTCGGGCTGTTCCGCACCGAGTTCTGCTTCCTGTCGGCGTCGGAGGAGCCGACGGTCGACCAGCAGCGCAAGGCGTACGCGGCGGTCCTGGCCCCGTTCGCGGGCAAGCCGGTGGTGGTCAGGACCCTGGACGCGGGCGCCGACAAGCCGCTGCCGTTCCTGGACCCCGAGGTGGAGCCGAACCCGGCGCTGGGCGTGCGCGGCCTGCGCGTGGCCTTCGACCGGCCGGACGTGCTGGAGCGCCAGCTGAAGGCGATCGCCCTGGCCGCGCAGGACAGCGGCGCCGAGGTGTCGGTGATGGCCCCGATGGTGGCGACCGCCGCCGAGGCCGCGTGGTTCGCCGAGCGCGCCAGGAAGGCGGGGATCGCGCGGGTCGGCGTGATGATCGAGATCCCGGCCGCCGCGCTGGCCGCGAAGGAGGTCCTGGCGGAGGTGGACTTCGCGTCCATCGGCACGAACGACCTGGCGCAGTACGTGTTCGCGGCGGACCGCCAGGTGGGCGCGGTGGCCGCGCTGAACGACCCGTGGCAGCCCGCGCTGCTCAGGCTGATCGCCCTGGTGGGCGAGGCGGGCACCGCCCTGGGCAAGCCGGTGGGCGTCTGCGGCGAGGCGGCGGCGGACCCGCTGCTGGCGTGCGTGCTGGTGGGCCTGGGCGTGAGCAGCCTGTCGATGAACCACACGGCCCTGGCCACGGTGGGCGCGAGGCTGGCGACGACCAGCTACGACCTGTGCCAGCTGGCCGCGCGCGGCGCGCTGGGCGCGGCGGACCCGGCCTCCGCGAAGCTGGCCGCACGGGCCCCGCACTAG
- a CDS encoding LysR family transcriptional regulator, which yields MIDPRRLRVLRALADHGTVTAAAGALHLTPSAVSQQLAALESEVGHELLRRRGRRVALTAAGELLVGHANAVAAELERARASLASFAAGGGGRVVVAGFASAITQVVAPALAVLRARAPGVVVRVRDAEGNASVPLLLDGEIDLAVTEEYRPGGRDDRRITRFPLYTEPFDVLLPPGHRLAGEAAVELRELADEEWVAPQLGNPVRDAVELTCENAGFAPVVTHVSDDFRAIGALVGAGAGVALVPRAAGAGVPVHGVAPLRRVFAAVRAGSEEHPLIRGVLNALSEAVSGLGPGQADRRLT from the coding sequence GTGATCGATCCTCGCAGGTTGCGCGTGCTGCGCGCGCTGGCCGACCACGGCACCGTGACGGCCGCGGCGGGCGCGCTGCACCTGACCCCGTCGGCGGTGTCGCAGCAGCTGGCCGCGCTGGAGTCGGAGGTGGGGCACGAGCTGCTGCGCAGGCGGGGGCGGCGGGTCGCCCTGACGGCGGCGGGCGAGCTGCTGGTGGGGCACGCGAACGCGGTGGCGGCGGAGCTGGAGCGGGCGCGGGCGTCACTGGCGTCGTTCGCGGCCGGTGGCGGCGGGCGGGTCGTGGTGGCGGGGTTCGCGTCGGCGATCACGCAGGTGGTCGCGCCCGCGCTGGCGGTGCTGCGGGCGCGCGCGCCGGGGGTGGTGGTGCGGGTGCGCGACGCCGAGGGCAACGCGAGCGTGCCGCTGCTGCTGGACGGCGAGATCGACCTGGCGGTGACCGAGGAGTACCGGCCGGGAGGGCGCGACGACCGCCGCATCACCAGGTTCCCGCTGTACACGGAGCCGTTCGACGTGCTGCTGCCACCGGGGCACCGGTTGGCGGGGGAGGCGGCGGTGGAGCTGCGGGAGCTGGCGGACGAGGAGTGGGTCGCGCCGCAGCTGGGGAACCCGGTGCGGGACGCGGTGGAGCTGACCTGCGAGAACGCCGGGTTCGCGCCGGTGGTGACGCACGTGTCGGATGATTTTCGGGCGATCGGGGCGTTGGTGGGCGCGGGGGCCGGGGTGGCTCTGGTGCCACGAGCGGCGGGGGCCGGGGTGCCGGTGCACGGGGTGGCGCCGCTGCGGCGGGTGTTCGCGGCGGTGCGGGCGGGGAGCGAGGAGCACCCGTTGATCCGGGGGGTGTTGAACGCGCTGTCGGAGGCGGTGAGCGGGTTGGGGCCGGGTCAGGCGGACAGGCGGTTGACGTAG
- a CDS encoding DUF2339 domain-containing protein, giving the protein MTGPDPLIALATEVDALSRRLTQVGAELRTLRRTTTPAPTPEAATTTTATAAEPIAPTTEHVVGPAVGAAIPAQAQAQPQAQPQPPHPATAGQVPPAPHPFPQLPGPQGPQSPFPQYQPYTPPPRVSLVERLGQDGAGSRLLAWVGGAVTTLGVVMLLVLAVQRGYLGPVPRVVGGALLGAALVGLALRLNRKPDNRTGALAIAATGFAVLYLDVVATTALYGYFPTWLGLLSGLLVAGAGLWLAVRWDEAVLAVGVVLACAVCAPVITGVLAVELVLFLLVLQLVAAPVHLLRSWPALAVAAGLPPALGALPVLTVSGAATSTWLSVAVAVVGLAVAVVSARRTGGNPGLVALLATAPAPVLVAALLLPDGRGELLAGGLAAVLLGLWVVLRRTGKPEFGGAFSTALAAMGLLAAFEATALVSGLRSFGPAVLAESAALAVLAGRMRSRGALVGALAFGVPGLLAALGETLEIPLLLGSFARATPTDLVAGVFTALALAAAAVTTTWAATRAGAVPPGPNSWIAAGALVLYSTTGLVVCAALLVSPTVTAFLFGHALVTVAWTVAALVLLNRGVDSAPLRVSGLVLVGAALVKLVLFDLSALSGFARVLAFLGAGLVLLAAGTRYAKLVAAKKNSANS; this is encoded by the coding sequence ATGACCGGTCCGGACCCGCTGATAGCCCTGGCCACCGAGGTCGACGCCCTGTCCCGCCGCCTGACGCAGGTGGGCGCGGAGCTGCGGACCCTGCGCCGCACGACGACACCCGCGCCGACCCCCGAGGCCGCCACGACGACGACGGCGACCGCGGCGGAACCGATCGCGCCCACGACCGAGCACGTGGTCGGGCCGGCCGTTGGAGCCGCCATCCCGGCGCAAGCGCAAGCGCAGCCGCAAGCACAGCCGCAGCCGCCGCACCCCGCCACGGCCGGGCAGGTCCCGCCCGCGCCCCACCCGTTCCCGCAGCTCCCCGGCCCCCAGGGCCCGCAGTCCCCGTTCCCCCAGTACCAGCCGTACACCCCGCCTCCCAGGGTCTCGCTGGTCGAGCGGTTGGGCCAGGACGGCGCGGGCAGCCGCCTGCTGGCCTGGGTCGGCGGCGCGGTCACCACGCTCGGCGTGGTCATGCTGCTGGTCCTGGCCGTGCAGCGCGGTTACCTGGGCCCGGTCCCGCGCGTGGTCGGCGGCGCGCTGCTGGGCGCCGCGCTGGTCGGGCTCGCGCTCCGGCTGAACCGCAAGCCGGACAACCGCACGGGCGCGCTCGCGATCGCCGCGACCGGGTTCGCCGTGCTCTACCTGGACGTCGTCGCCACCACCGCCCTCTACGGCTACTTCCCGACCTGGCTGGGCCTGCTGTCGGGCCTGCTGGTGGCGGGCGCGGGCCTGTGGCTGGCGGTCCGCTGGGACGAGGCGGTGCTCGCGGTGGGCGTCGTGCTGGCCTGCGCGGTGTGCGCCCCGGTGATCACGGGGGTCCTCGCCGTGGAGCTGGTGCTGTTCCTGCTGGTCCTGCAGCTGGTCGCGGCCCCGGTGCACCTGCTGCGGAGCTGGCCCGCGCTGGCCGTGGCGGCCGGGCTGCCGCCCGCGCTGGGCGCGCTGCCGGTGCTGACGGTGAGCGGCGCGGCCACGTCGACCTGGTTGTCGGTCGCCGTCGCGGTGGTGGGCCTGGCGGTCGCGGTGGTCAGCGCCCGGCGCACCGGCGGGAACCCCGGCCTGGTCGCGCTGCTGGCCACCGCGCCCGCGCCGGTGCTGGTCGCCGCCCTGCTGCTGCCCGACGGGCGGGGCGAGCTGCTCGCGGGCGGGCTGGCCGCCGTGCTGCTGGGGCTGTGGGTGGTGCTGCGCCGGACCGGGAAGCCGGAGTTCGGCGGGGCCTTCTCGACGGCGCTCGCCGCGATGGGCCTGCTGGCCGCGTTCGAGGCGACCGCGCTGGTCTCGGGCCTGCGCTCGTTCGGCCCCGCGGTGCTGGCGGAATCGGCGGCGCTGGCCGTGCTCGCGGGCCGGATGCGCTCGCGCGGCGCGCTGGTCGGCGCGCTGGCCTTCGGCGTCCCCGGCCTGCTCGCCGCGCTGGGGGAGACCCTGGAGATCCCCCTGCTGCTGGGCTCCTTCGCGCGCGCCACCCCGACCGACCTGGTCGCGGGCGTGTTCACCGCGCTCGCGCTCGCGGCGGCGGCCGTCACCACGACCTGGGCCGCGACCAGGGCGGGCGCCGTGCCGCCGGGCCCGAACAGCTGGATCGCGGCGGGCGCGCTGGTGCTGTACTCGACGACGGGCCTGGTGGTCTGCGCCGCCCTGCTGGTCTCACCGACGGTGACCGCGTTCCTGTTCGGCCACGCGCTCGTCACGGTGGCCTGGACGGTGGCCGCGCTGGTGCTGCTGAACCGGGGCGTGGACAGCGCGCCGCTGCGGGTCAGCGGGCTGGTGCTGGTCGGCGCGGCGCTCGTGAAGCTGGTGCTGTTCGACCTGTCGGCGCTCAGCGGGTTCGCGCGGGTCCTGGCGTTCCTGGGCGCCGGACTGGTGCTGCTGGCTGCGGGCACCCGCTACGCCAAACTAGTGGCCGCGAAGAAAAATTCGGCAAATTCGTAG
- a CDS encoding glycine C-acetyltransferase translates to MYGAMREDLRAGLDEIRSAGLYKSERVIGGPQRSAVRVGETDGLLNFCANNYLGLADHPVLVKAAHDALDRWGFGMASVRFICGTQEPHKELEARLSQFLGTDDTILYSSCFDANGGLFETLLGAEDAIISDELNHASIIDGVRLSKARRFRYRNRDMADLEQQLKDAADARYRLIATDGVFSMDGYLAPLDEICDLADKYDALVMVDDSHAVGFTGPGGRGTPELFGVQDRVDVVTGTLGKALGGASGGYTSGRAEIVEMLRQRSRPYLFSNSLAPSITMAAIAALDLLSSSGELLERLRANTALFRSRMTEAGFDLLPGEHPIIPVMIGDAAEAGRMAELLLEQGVYVIGFSYPVVPHGKARIRTQMSAAHTTEDVNRAVDAFIAARERMTG, encoded by the coding sequence ATGTACGGCGCGATGCGCGAAGACCTGCGGGCCGGGTTGGACGAGATCCGGTCGGCCGGGCTGTACAAGTCCGAGCGGGTCATCGGCGGGCCGCAGCGGTCGGCCGTGCGGGTCGGCGAGACCGACGGCCTGCTGAACTTCTGCGCCAACAACTACCTGGGCCTCGCGGACCACCCGGTGCTGGTCAAGGCCGCGCACGACGCGCTGGACCGGTGGGGCTTCGGGATGGCGTCGGTGCGGTTCATCTGCGGGACGCAGGAGCCGCACAAGGAGCTGGAGGCGCGGCTGTCGCAGTTCCTCGGCACCGACGACACGATCCTGTACAGCTCGTGCTTCGACGCGAACGGCGGCCTGTTCGAGACGCTGCTCGGCGCCGAGGACGCGATCATCTCGGACGAGCTGAACCACGCGTCGATCATCGACGGCGTGCGGCTGTCCAAGGCCCGCCGGTTCCGCTACCGCAACCGGGACATGGCCGACCTGGAGCAGCAGCTCAAGGACGCCGCCGACGCCCGCTACCGGTTGATCGCGACCGACGGCGTGTTCTCCATGGACGGCTACCTGGCGCCGCTGGACGAGATCTGCGACCTCGCGGACAAGTACGACGCGCTGGTCATGGTCGACGACTCGCACGCGGTCGGGTTCACCGGTCCGGGTGGTCGCGGCACGCCGGAGCTGTTCGGGGTGCAGGACCGGGTCGACGTCGTCACGGGCACGCTCGGCAAGGCGCTGGGCGGGGCGAGCGGCGGGTACACGTCGGGCCGGGCGGAGATCGTGGAGATGCTGCGGCAGCGGTCGCGGCCGTACCTGTTCTCCAACTCGCTGGCCCCGTCGATCACGATGGCGGCGATCGCGGCGCTGGACCTGCTGAGCTCGTCGGGCGAGCTGCTGGAGCGGCTGCGGGCGAACACCGCGCTGTTCCGGTCGCGGATGACCGAGGCGGGGTTCGACCTGCTGCCGGGCGAGCACCCGATCATCCCGGTGATGATCGGCGACGCGGCCGAGGCGGGGCGGATGGCGGAGCTGCTGCTGGAGCAGGGCGTGTACGTGATCGGGTTCTCGTACCCGGTGGTGCCGCACGGCAAGGCGCGCATCCGCACCCAGATGTCGGCGGCGCACACGACCGAGGACGTGAACCGGGCGGTGGACGCGTTCATCGCGGCGCGGGAGCGCATGACCGGCTGA